The Paenibacillus yonginensis genome segment AAAGAGAATCGCCCCTTTAACGGCCGAAGCATAATGAAACAGCAGGCTTGCTATGATATTCGCTCCGTTGGAATATCCTACCGCAATGAGGCTGCCGCGGTCAAATCCGTATTCTTTCGCCGCTTCATCCAGATAGGCCTTCACTTCATCGGTGCGGGCAATCAGGTCCTGCTCATCAAAGACCCCCTCCGTCAGGCGTCTGAAGAAACGCGGCATGCCGTTCTCCAGCACATTTCCGCGGAGTCCCAGCACCGAAGATCCGGGCGAAATCATTTCCGCGATCGGCAGCAGATCGTGTTCATTGCCTCCCGTACCATGGAACATGACAAATGTGGGCGCAGCCGGGCTGCTTCCTTGCACAAATACGTGTTTCATTGTTGATCCTCCTTCAGCACTCTGACTTCGATTGGCAGCAAGTTGGCTTCAATAGCTTCGCGGTGCGGCTCATACCAGTCCGGAAGCTTCAATTCAAGACCCAGCTCATCCGCAGGTTCATCGGTGGCAAAACCCGGAGGGTCCGTAGCGATTTCAAACAGGATTCCGCCTTCTTCCCGGAAATACAGCGCTTTGAAATATTGACGCTCCACGATGCCTGTTGTCCGAAAGCCATGCTTCGATACCTCACGATTCCATTCCAGGTGCTGTTCATAATCTTCGGCCCTCCAGGCAATATGGTGAACCGTGCCCGCGCCGCCTGCTCCCCAAGGAACGTTCGCCGCCGGCACATCGATGAGATTGCCCAGCTCTCCTTCGGCTTTGAATCGGATAAACCCGTTCTCCTCGCCGATTTCCGTCATACCAAGCACATCCGTCAGCACTTTCCGAGTACTTGCCGAATTTCCGCTGTACAGCACAACCCCGCCAAAACCTTTAATGGCTTTCTCGGCGGGAACTCCCCCGAACGTCCACTGGCTTGCCGGGCCTTCTTCCCTTTCGACAAGCTCCAGCTTCAACCCTTCGTTATCGGCAAACTGCAGGTAATCTTCGCCGAAACGGGAAGCTTTCATGACGGAGATGCCGAACTTCCGCAGCCGTTCTTCCCAGAATGGAAGCGCGCCTTGAGGGACAACATAAGTGGTGGTTCCTACCTGTCCGCCGCCGATTTGTCCTCTGCGGGAACCCGGGGCCGGGAAAAATGTAATGATGGTTCCGGGCGAGCCGCCTTCATTGCCGAAATAGAGATGGTAAATCTCCGGCGCATCAAAATTGATGGTTTTCTTCACTAAACGAAGTCCGAGGACTCCGGCATAGAAATCAACATTCGCCTGCGGGTCTCCGGCAAAAGCCGTAATGTGGTGGATACCAGCTGTTTTCATAGTCATCTTAAATCTCTCCTTTTGATTTGAATATCTCAATTCTGTTTTCTCTATTCCAAAAATCTTTATACTAATTATCTTTAATTAGAGATTAATTCAAAAACAGTCCCTTGTCAAGCTTTGAATAAAGTTTCCATTCCTCTCTCCAATCTCAAACCTAAAGTTTGACACGAAACCATATGGTTACCTATAATCACAACATGACACCTTATGGTTTCGTAATCAAATTTAAGGTGAATGGTTCTATTCTTTTTAATAGCAATGGAGGTTATTTCATGTCAGAGAATCAGCAGGCTTTCACTCCCGTAGTCCACAAATCAGCCGTCTTTAATGCACCTATTGAAAAAGTATGGGCGGCCGTAGCCACGTCTGAAGGCATCGCCACCTGGTTTATGCCCAATACCTTCGAACCGGTGCTGGGACATGAATTCGTTCTGAAAGCCGGTCCATACGGCGATTCGCCGTGCAAGGTTACGGAGCTTAATCCTCCAACCCTGCTCACCTTCAACTGGGGCAAAGACTGGAGCGTCACTTTTGAATTAAAGGAGCTTGGCGGACAAACCGAATTTCATCTGTACCATAAAGGGTGGGACGCGGACAAGGTCACCGAATTCGGCCAGCCGCATCCGGTTGTACAGCCGAATATGGCGCAGGGCTGGAACGGGATCGTCGCCAAATTGCAGTCGCTGGTGGAGCAGCAATGACTTCGTCAGCCGCCAAACACGATGTTTTTCAGGCGATTGCCGATCCGAGCAGACGCAAGCTGCTTAAGCTGCTGGCCGATAAAGAGATGCCGGTGAACGAAATCTGCGAGCATTTTCCGATGACAAGAACGGCTGTTTCCAAACATCTGCGGATTTTATCCGAAGCGAAGCTGGTCAGCATGCAGAAGGTCGGCCGAGAGTCCCGCTATAAGCTGGAAGCCGGAGGATTAATCGAAGTCAAAGAATGGGTGTCCTTCTATGAGCGGTATTGGGACAACAAGCTGTCGATGCTCCGCCATCTGGTGGAGAACGACGGCGCGCCTGTACCGCTGCATGCAGCGCAGTCCGAAAGGGAGCAGGATTAACCTTTGAACCAGCGGTAGAACCGCATCACAAAAAGAGGAGCGCCCCGAATGACCAGGGCTGCTCCTCTTTCTATTCCCATTCCCGGTAGGTTTTGATCCGGCGTTCCCCGATTTTTTCCCTCAGCCTGCGAATATGCGTATCCACCGTACGTTCGTCCCCGAAGTAATCAAATCCCCACACCTGATCGAGCAGCATGTCCCGGGTCACAATCCGCCCTTTATTCAGCGCCAAATATTTCATCAGCTGAAATTCCTTTGACGTTGCCTGCAGATCCCGGCCTTCCCGGAAAATTTTTTGCCCTTCCAGATCCACCACCAGGTCCCCGATCCGGATTTGAGCATCCAGATTAAGCAGCCTTCGGGCTCTGGCCAGCAGAATCCGGGGATCAAACGGCTTTCGCACATAGTCGTCGGCACCGGCGTTTAAGGCGTACAGCTCTTCTTCGTTTTCGCTTTTGGCCGTCAGCAGCAGCACCTTGGTGCGGCTTGTTTTTTTTGATTTCCCGGCATACCTCCACCCCGCTGAGCTTCGGCATCATCCAGTCCAGGACGGCCAGATCTATAGAATGTTCGTAAAAGAGGGCCAAGGCTTCTTCCCCGTCCCGTGCCTCATATACATGAAAACCCTCCTTGACAAAATAACTGTTCAATATCTGCAGCATCAACGTTTCATCTTCGGCCAGCAGCAGGTTCATACCGTTCCTCCTTGCGTTTCGTTAACCTATATAACTATAAAAAAGGAATGTTACAGCGATGTGACAGCCCCTCCTGTTTTGGCACATAGCTGTAACATTATACCCTTACAATGACCCTGTTTTTCAAAATCAGGATTGGAGGAATAAACGATGAAACCCAAATTTGCATGGTTGGCATCCGCAGTTCTTATCGCGGTTATGCTGGCCGGATGCGCAAGCGGCGGCGAAGCCGGCCAGGCTTTGCCGGCGGCCTTGGCTGCGAGCCATGTCCAGCAGGCGAGAGCGGCTGTAGTGCCGGCAGGCGAACCATTTGATTTCGAAGTGGACCCCGAAACCTTTGCGCTGACCCTGATCAAAGACGGCGTCAGGGAGCCGGCTTCCCTGCCTCTGCCCAAAACCAAGGTTACGAATCTGGTTAAAACCGAAGATTCCGTTTCCTGGACTTACCCCGGACAAATGGACATCAGCATCACTAAAAAAAGCAACTACCTGGATATTCAGCTGAAGTCGGCCGGCGCCGTCAAATTTCAGTGGCCGGAGGTTCAGTCGGACAGCTATACGCTGCCGCTCGGCGAAGGGAAACAAATTCCGGCGGACGACAAGGATTGGCAGACATTTCTGAACGACCAGACTTATACATTCAGCGAGTCGTTTTCCATGGACTTTTTCGCCTTAAATAATCAAGCTTTCTCCATGGTTTACGTGGTCACCAACAAATATAACGACGAAGTTCATTTCTCTGCCGCGCCTTCGCTGCAGTTTCAGTTCACGCATGATTTCCCGACGATTAACCCGGACAAAAGCTACGGCTTCCGTCTCTATGTAACGGGCGGAGATCCGCAGCAGATCGTGTTGCCTTACAAAAATTATGTAGCGGAAAACGGCGGTTTCGTCACACTGGAGCAAAAAGCCGCTCAAAACCCGAATATCCGCAAGCTTTACGGCGCCCCGCAAATGTATCTCTGGAGCGGACAGCTGCTTACAGACGATAACGTCAAATGGCCCAAGCTCAGAAACGTGCTGACATCCAGGCTGGGGCCCTGGCTCGTGCATTTGATGGCCGAAACGGCTGACGGCAGCAGCGAGCTTTCCCAAACGCTGGCCGATATTTCTAGTCAGGATTACGTGGACAACTATCAAAAAAAGGTGATTTTAAACGCCATCAACCAGGCGCTGAAAATGCGGGATTTCTATACGGCGGACCAGTTCCCGAATCCCGGCGCGGACGCCGCCGCCCTTATTCAGCAAGGGGTGGAGAACCTCAGTGAGGAGAAGCTGTACGACTTGAACAAGCTGCTCCTGAAAAATAGGCTGGGAGACGCCGTGTCCGACATCAGCGAATGGGGGCAATCCGGCTCCACCGGGGTGATCCAGGATCTGCACGACTCCGGCATTGACAAAGCCTGGATCGGGCTGCCTAACTGGGCGGACGGCCTGATGAACCCGGCTATGGTTGATGAAGCGGTCAAGGACGGCTATCTCATCGCCCCTTACGACTCTTATCATTCCATTCAAGAGAAAGCGGATATTTCCTGGAATACAGCCTCGTTTTCAGACCCGACGCTTTATGACAAAGCCACCGTCACCCGCGCGGATGGCACCAAGGTGGCGGGCTTTCTCGGCCTGGGCCGCAAGCTGAATCCTGCGCTGGCGATGCCAAGCGTCAAGGAGCGCACCAAAGGCATCCTGCAGGACGGAATCGGCTATAACTCCTGGTTCGTGGACTGCGATTCGACAGGGGAAATTTACGACGACTACTCAGCCGATCATCCGACTACACAGGCCGAGGATTTGAAGGCGCGGCTGGAGCGGCTCAGCTATTTTGCCAATGATCAGAAGATGGTCGTAGGCTCTGAAGGCGGCAATGACTACGCCAGCGGCGTAATCGCTTTTGCAGAGGGCATCGAAAGTCCGATTATCGCCTGGGATGATCCCGATATGCGCGATAACAAAGACAGCCAATATTACGTGGGCGGCTATTATGCAATGTCAGGCATTCCGGAGCGTTACGGCAAATCCGTGCCGATCAAACCGCTGTACGCGAAGGTTTATACGGACCCGGCTTATTCCCTCCCGCTCTACAAGCTGGTTTATAACGATTCCATCATCACCACCAACCATTGGGAATGGGGCAGCTACAAAATTAAAGGCGAAGAAGCCAACCGGATGCTGTATGAGCTCCTTTATAACGCCCCTCCCCTGTACCATCTGGACCAGGCAGCCTGGGAAGCGGAGAAATCCAGCATCACCGGTTTCCTGAAGGTGTGGTCTCCTTTGCACCAGGCCGCCGTAACCCAAGAGATGACCGGCTTCAAGATTCTGACCGACGACAAGCTGGTGCAAAGCGCGCAATACGGAGACGATATCAGGGTGATTGTGAATTTCTCGGATCACGATGTTACCGTTCAGGGACAGAATTTGAAAGCCAAATCCGCCTTTATTTTGCAGGACGGGCAGACGGTCTTTTTTGATGCTGGGGCCAACGCCGCGCTGTTGAAGTAACCAGAAGAACAGAACCCC includes the following:
- a CDS encoding ArsR/SmtB family transcription factor, producing MTSSAAKHDVFQAIADPSRRKLLKLLADKEMPVNEICEHFPMTRTAVSKHLRILSEAKLVSMQKVGRESRYKLEAGGLIEVKEWVSFYERYWDNKLSMLRHLVENDGAPVPLHAAQSEREQD
- a CDS encoding ring-cleaving dioxygenase — translated: MTMKTAGIHHITAFAGDPQANVDFYAGVLGLRLVKKTINFDAPEIYHLYFGNEGGSPGTIITFFPAPGSRRGQIGGGQVGTTTYVVPQGALPFWEERLRKFGISVMKASRFGEDYLQFADNEGLKLELVEREEGPASQWTFGGVPAEKAIKGFGGVVLYSGNSASTRKVLTDVLGMTEIGEENGFIRFKAEGELGNLIDVPAANVPWGAGGAGTVHHIAWRAEDYEQHLEWNREVSKHGFRTTGIVERQYFKALYFREEGGILFEIATDPPGFATDEPADELGLELKLPDWYEPHREAIEANLLPIEVRVLKEDQQ
- a CDS encoding glycoside hydrolase, translating into MKPKFAWLASAVLIAVMLAGCASGGEAGQALPAALAASHVQQARAAVVPAGEPFDFEVDPETFALTLIKDGVREPASLPLPKTKVTNLVKTEDSVSWTYPGQMDISITKKSNYLDIQLKSAGAVKFQWPEVQSDSYTLPLGEGKQIPADDKDWQTFLNDQTYTFSESFSMDFFALNNQAFSMVYVVTNKYNDEVHFSAAPSLQFQFTHDFPTINPDKSYGFRLYVTGGDPQQIVLPYKNYVAENGGFVTLEQKAAQNPNIRKLYGAPQMYLWSGQLLTDDNVKWPKLRNVLTSRLGPWLVHLMAETADGSSELSQTLADISSQDYVDNYQKKVILNAINQALKMRDFYTADQFPNPGADAAALIQQGVENLSEEKLYDLNKLLLKNRLGDAVSDISEWGQSGSTGVIQDLHDSGIDKAWIGLPNWADGLMNPAMVDEAVKDGYLIAPYDSYHSIQEKADISWNTASFSDPTLYDKATVTRADGTKVAGFLGLGRKLNPALAMPSVKERTKGILQDGIGYNSWFVDCDSTGEIYDDYSADHPTTQAEDLKARLERLSYFANDQKMVVGSEGGNDYASGVIAFAEGIESPIIAWDDPDMRDNKDSQYYVGGYYAMSGIPERYGKSVPIKPLYAKVYTDPAYSLPLYKLVYNDSIITTNHWEWGSYKIKGEEANRMLYELLYNAPPLYHLDQAAWEAEKSSITGFLKVWSPLHQAAVTQEMTGFKILTDDKLVQSAQYGDDIRVIVNFSDHDVTVQGQNLKAKSAFILQDGQTVFFDAGANAALLK
- a CDS encoding alpha/beta hydrolase codes for the protein MKHVFVQGSSPAAPTFVMFHGTGGNEHDLLPIAEMISPGSSVLGLRGNVLENGMPRFFRRLTEGVFDEQDLIARTDEVKAYLDEAAKEYGFDRGSLIAVGYSNGANIIASLLFHYASAVKGAILFHPMVPRRGIELPASPGLPVFIGAGTNDPLVRSAESEELTGLLEKAGAAVTLHWGHQGHQLSRSEVEAAQAWYKEHFGEKE
- a CDS encoding SRPBCC family protein, which produces MSENQQAFTPVVHKSAVFNAPIEKVWAAVATSEGIATWFMPNTFEPVLGHEFVLKAGPYGDSPCKVTELNPPTLLTFNWGKDWSVTFELKELGGQTEFHLYHKGWDADKVTEFGQPHPVVQPNMAQGWNGIVAKLQSLVEQQ